Proteins encoded together in one Miscanthus floridulus cultivar M001 chromosome 16, ASM1932011v1, whole genome shotgun sequence window:
- the LOC136511865 gene encoding phosphatidylinositol:ceramide inositolphosphotransferase-like isoform X2 encodes MSLPELGQDKGYLSESIFSSIFISFVLWTFHPFIYHSKRFYTVLIWRRVLAFLVASQFLRIITFYSTQLPGPNYHCREGSKLATLPPPNSVLEVLLINFPRGVLFGCGDLIFSSHMIFTLVFVRTYHKYGLKRFIKFLAWFMAIIQSLLIIASRKHYSVDVVVAWYTVNLVVFFVDNKLPEMPDRTSGLPLLPLSCKEKESRQKEEKDSKLKDEFHKLLNGNHVDPTDRRQRAQTNGRHDEDINHALSEATANGT; translated from the exons ATGTCCCTTCCA GAGCTCGGGCAAGACAAAGGTTATCTTAGTGAGAGTATATTTTCTTCCATCTTCATCTCGTTTGTGTTG TGGACTTTCCATCCTTTTATTTATCACAGCAAACGTTTCTATACTGTACTGATCTGGCGCCGGGTGCTTGCTTTTTTAGTT GCTTCACAATTTTTAAGGATTATTACATTCTATTCGACCCAGCTCCCAGGTCCAAATTATCATTGTCGTGAG GGCTCAAAACTGGCAACTCTTCCACCACCCAATAGTGTACTTGAAGTGCTCCTGATTAACT TTCCTCGTGGAGTACTTTTTGGTTGTGGTGATTTGATATTTTCATCTCACATGATTTTCACCCTGGTTTTCGTTCGAACTTACCATAAATATGGTTTGAAAAG GTTTATTAAGTTCCTTGCTTGGTTCATGGCTATAATTCAGAGTCTCCTTATAATTGCTTCTCGCAAGCACTACTCTGTTGATGTTGTTGTTGCGTG GTATACCGTAAACTTAGTAGTATTCTTTGTTGACAACAAGCTGCCAG AAATGCCGGATCGGACGAGCGGGCTACCTTTGCTTCCATTAAGCTGCAAAGAAAAGGAGAGCAGGCAGAAGGAGGAGAAAGACAGTAAACTGAAGGATGAGTTCCACAAGTTACTGAACGGGAACCATGTGGATCCTACTGATCGG CGACAGCGGGCACAGACGAATGGGAGGCACGACGAAGACATCAATCACGCGCTCTCCGAGGCCACTGCCAACGGCACGTAA